A window of the bacterium genome harbors these coding sequences:
- a CDS encoding ABC transporter ATP-binding protein, which translates to MISAQDVGFGYDGSFHLQNISFEMSKGAFWGVIGPNGSGKSTLLKILSKVIQAQQGTIKIDGQPLKTFALTELARRMAVVGSEAQFSYPYHVQDVVLMGRIPFVGRLGIHSQRDHQIVDSVLRKTETWAYRNRYIHELSSGERQRVLLARALAQEPRVLLLDEPTAHLDLHYEIEIFQILKALNAEESLTILTVSHNLNLMAEFCEKLILMQGGLCHQIGTPAEILTASLLRDVFRIDCKIEKNPFSQAPAILLNTRIDNRN; encoded by the coding sequence ATGATTTCTGCTCAGGACGTCGGTTTCGGTTATGACGGCTCGTTTCATCTTCAGAATATTTCATTTGAAATGTCGAAAGGCGCCTTCTGGGGTGTCATTGGTCCGAATGGCTCCGGAAAATCCACGCTGTTAAAAATCCTGAGCAAAGTGATCCAAGCGCAGCAAGGTACGATCAAAATTGACGGACAGCCCTTGAAAACATTCGCATTAACGGAACTCGCCAGAAGGATGGCTGTAGTTGGAAGCGAGGCTCAGTTTTCCTATCCATACCACGTTCAAGATGTTGTCCTTATGGGCCGCATACCTTTTGTGGGTAGACTCGGCATTCATTCCCAACGGGATCATCAGATCGTTGATTCTGTGTTGCGCAAAACGGAAACGTGGGCCTACCGCAACCGCTACATTCACGAGCTTTCCAGCGGTGAACGCCAACGCGTACTACTTGCGCGAGCGCTGGCTCAGGAACCACGCGTGCTTTTGCTGGATGAACCCACCGCGCACCTCGATCTCCATTATGAAATCGAAATCTTCCAGATCCTAAAAGCATTGAACGCTGAGGAAAGTCTCACCATCCTGACCGTTTCTCATAACCTGAACTTGATGGCCGAGTTCTGCGAAAAACTGATCCTCATGCAAGGAGGCCTCTGCCACCAGATCGGCACACCTGCTGAAATCCTGACTGCTTCATTGCTTCGTGATGTTTTTCGAATCGATTGCAAGATCGAAAAAAATCCCTTCTCTCAGGCACCGGCAATTCTTTTGAACACACGCATTGACAACCGCAACTGA
- a CDS encoding LpqB family beta-propeller domain-containing protein: MNSNLTKLARTNWQIIWMITFAFFVSLLSSIPADAAFPGANGKIAFESRDLVGGVFQVYVMDADGSNVTRLTDAASNERPAWSPDGAKIAFVSSRDAGGEIYIMNADGSNQTRLTNTPASSELFPSWSADGSKITFESDRDGNFEIYVMNADGTNQTRITNDPAFDAFPAWSPDGTKIAFTSERDGNREIYVMNTDGTNQTNLTNNPANEEDSDWSPDGSKILFTSDRTLVFTVFVMDSDGSNQTPLTDSGLADSSGVFSPDGTKIAFLSARTGNVDIFSMDADGTNPINLTNNSDYDINPDWQPLPNFNCPHPKGFWKEDPSAWPVSFLTLGSQLYTSAELLSILNSPIRGDASLILAHQLISAKLNIANGSNPAPVSLAISDADSLLSSFFGKLPYDVRPSTATGRALKDAADTLSNYNQGELTPGCEP; encoded by the coding sequence ATGAATTCAAATTTAACCAAACTGGCTCGCACAAATTGGCAAATCATATGGATGATAACTTTTGCTTTTTTTGTCAGCCTATTATCCTCAATTCCGGCTGATGCGGCTTTTCCGGGAGCCAATGGCAAAATCGCGTTTGAGAGCCGCGATCTGGTTGGGGGAGTTTTCCAGGTTTACGTGATGGATGCGGACGGCTCGAATGTGACGCGTCTGACTGATGCAGCAAGTAACGAACGGCCAGCCTGGTCTCCGGACGGCGCCAAAATTGCGTTTGTAAGTAGTCGCGATGCAGGCGGTGAGATCTATATCATGAACGCCGATGGCTCCAATCAAACGCGTCTTACCAATACTCCTGCAAGCAGCGAACTGTTCCCCTCCTGGTCGGCGGACGGCAGTAAGATCACCTTTGAAAGCGATCGAGATGGAAATTTTGAAATTTACGTAATGAATGCCGATGGAACCAATCAGACCCGCATTACCAATGACCCGGCTTTCGATGCCTTTCCCGCGTGGTCGCCCGATGGAACCAAGATTGCCTTTACAAGCGAGCGAGATGGGAACAGAGAAATCTACGTTATGAATACGGATGGCACAAACCAGACGAATCTCACGAACAATCCTGCGAACGAAGAAGATTCCGATTGGTCGCCCGATGGAAGCAAGATCCTTTTTACCAGCGATCGAACTCTCGTCTTTACCGTATTTGTCATGGATTCTGATGGATCAAACCAGACACCGCTTACGGATTCCGGATTAGCGGATTCATCAGGTGTATTCTCTCCCGATGGCACGAAGATCGCTTTTCTTAGCGCTCGGACTGGGAACGTTGATATATTCAGCATGGATGCGGACGGAACAAATCCGATCAACTTAACCAACAATTCTGATTACGACATAAATCCAGACTGGCAGCCGCTTCCCAATTTCAATTGCCCTCATCCGAAGGGATTTTGGAAAGAAGATCCATCTGCCTGGCCGGTGTCCTTCCTCACTTTAGGAAGCCAGCTTTACACCAGCGCCGAGCTGCTTTCCATTCTGAATAGTCCGATTCGCGGTGATGCAAGCTTGATCCTGGCGCACCAGTTGATCTCTGCCAAATTGAATATCGCAAACGGTTCCAACCCGGCTCCTGTAAGCCTAGCAATATCGGATGCGGATAGTCTGCTCTCCTCTTTCTTCGGCAAGTTGCCCTACGATGTCAGGCCGTCAACAGCAACCGGAAGGGCTTTGAAAGATGCAGCGGATACGCTTTCGAACTATAACCAGGGCGAGTTAACGCCAGGGTGCGAACCATAA
- a CDS encoding SGNH/GDSL hydrolase family protein: MPLKDTWRAKGSLAIFGTLFTFIMVITIYEVWRGRQYDRWRAYYQLQGDWKGTLTVPSNNEILMWEYRPNSQYTALTFGYTMTTNRYGFRGVDRDLSVKKQNTKRVAFLGDSATVGLFVQNDETFVSKFEYYANNQYRNGSVESLNCAIDGYHAVQLLELLKTKVLSLQPDSVVYVMHLNDFDFEFASAKKVLYFKRPNSFLWTDIRNAIWPIIFEYYEYSYGRNKDAVFRAIKEMSTLLQKKNIDFMIVLLPVFKMTEKDFNNYPHWKLHQAVGKFLSKEHIKGIDLLQSFKDEKRQPRFFAYDVWHLNATGHDYVAKKLLPVVLAHDN; the protein is encoded by the coding sequence ATGCCACTTAAAGATACCTGGCGGGCCAAAGGTAGTCTCGCGATTTTCGGCACGCTGTTTACGTTCATTATGGTAATCACTATTTACGAGGTATGGAGGGGTAGGCAATACGATCGCTGGAGAGCATACTATCAGCTTCAAGGTGACTGGAAGGGAACGTTAACCGTCCCGTCGAATAATGAAATATTGATGTGGGAATACCGTCCAAACAGCCAATACACGGCTTTAACGTTTGGTTATACGATGACCACAAATCGCTATGGTTTTCGAGGTGTGGACAGAGATCTGTCTGTCAAGAAACAAAACACGAAGCGAGTGGCGTTTCTTGGCGACTCAGCCACAGTGGGCTTATTCGTTCAAAATGATGAAACTTTTGTTAGCAAGTTCGAATATTATGCAAACAATCAATACCGAAACGGATCAGTGGAATCACTGAATTGCGCTATAGATGGATATCATGCGGTCCAGCTTCTCGAACTGTTAAAGACAAAAGTTCTAAGTTTGCAACCTGATTCGGTCGTTTATGTCATGCATTTAAATGACTTCGACTTCGAGTTCGCGTCAGCGAAAAAGGTTTTGTATTTCAAAAGACCAAATAGTTTCTTATGGACTGATATTCGAAATGCGATCTGGCCGATCATTTTTGAATACTACGAGTACTCGTATGGCAGAAACAAGGATGCCGTCTTCCGGGCAATCAAGGAAATGTCAACTTTGTTACAGAAAAAAAATATCGACTTTATGATTGTCTTACTTCCCGTATTCAAGATGACAGAAAAGGATTTTAACAATTACCCACACTGGAAACTTCACCAGGCGGTTGGCAAATTTCTGTCAAAAGAGCATATTAAAGGCATTGATCTACTCCAAAGTTTCAAGGATGAGAAGCGGCAACCGAGGTTTTTTGCCTATGATGTGTGGCACCTGAACGCTACAGGACATGATTATGTCGCCAAGAAGCTACTACCGGTTGTTTTAGCGCACGACAATTAA
- a CDS encoding peroxiredoxin — protein sequence MPIEVGQPAPDFTLKDQNQKEVSLKDLRGKNVVLAFYPLDFSPVCSKEHACFHDDFSQFKGLNAEILGISVDSAWTHKAFAEKLGIEYPLLADFHPKGAVAQKFGLYLGEKGITNRATVIVDKEGIVRYVNVYDIPQQRANQELIDALKGL from the coding sequence ATGCCTATCGAAGTTGGACAACCTGCACCGGATTTTACTTTAAAAGATCAAAATCAAAAAGAAGTATCATTAAAAGATTTGCGCGGAAAGAACGTGGTTTTAGCGTTCTATCCCTTAGACTTCAGCCCCGTATGCAGCAAAGAACACGCATGCTTTCACGATGACTTCAGCCAATTCAAAGGACTCAACGCGGAAATTCTTGGAATCAGCGTGGATAGCGCCTGGACTCACAAAGCTTTTGCCGAAAAACTAGGAATCGAATATCCATTGCTTGCCGATTTCCATCCAAAAGGAGCAGTAGCCCAGAAATTCGGCCTCTATCTTGGAGAAAAAGGCATCACAAATCGCGCAACCGTAATCGTGGATAAAGAAGGAATCGTTCGTTACGTCAATGTTTATGACATTCCGCAACAGCGAGCGAATCAGGAGCTCATCGACGCATTAAAAGGTTTGTGA